One stretch of Methylococcus capsulatus DNA includes these proteins:
- the odhB gene encoding 2-oxoglutarate dehydrogenase complex dihydrolipoyllysine-residue succinyltransferase: protein MRIEISVPPLPESVSDATLLDWHKNVGETVGKGENLVDLETDKVVLEVPAPEDGVVVELRGGKGDVVVSGQPIAVIDTAVRPATPAAARATDKPAAVLSPAVRRLVAEHALDPALIPASGRDGRLTKQDVLDFLETKPAAEKVRLPPGGRSERRVPMSRLRARIAERMLEAQHRTATLTTFNEVSLQKVFDIRNAHKARFEQQHGIKLGFMSFFVKASVEALRRFPIVNASLEGEEIVYHDYYDIGIAVSTDRGLVVPILRDADQAGFAGIEKAIAEFGQKARSGKLSLDELSGGTFTITNGGIFGSMLSTPILNPPQSAILGMHAIKERPVVEDGQIVIRPMIYLALSYDHRLIDGRDAVSFLFTVKELLEDPIRLLLEV from the coding sequence ATGCGCATCGAAATCAGTGTTCCTCCTCTGCCTGAGTCGGTCAGCGACGCCACACTGCTGGACTGGCACAAGAACGTCGGCGAGACGGTGGGCAAGGGCGAAAACCTGGTCGACCTCGAAACCGACAAAGTGGTGTTGGAAGTTCCGGCCCCGGAGGACGGGGTGGTGGTCGAACTGCGGGGCGGCAAGGGCGATGTCGTGGTCAGCGGCCAGCCGATCGCCGTGATCGACACGGCGGTTCGGCCCGCCACACCCGCCGCCGCCAGGGCGACGGACAAACCGGCAGCGGTGCTGAGCCCGGCGGTACGCCGCTTGGTTGCTGAACATGCCCTCGATCCGGCGCTGATTCCGGCCAGTGGACGTGACGGACGGCTGACCAAACAGGATGTGCTGGATTTCTTGGAAACCAAACCCGCTGCAGAGAAGGTACGCCTGCCGCCCGGCGGGCGAAGCGAACGCCGGGTACCCATGAGCCGACTGCGCGCCAGGATCGCCGAGCGCATGCTGGAAGCCCAGCACCGGACCGCCACCCTGACCACCTTCAACGAGGTCAGTCTGCAGAAGGTGTTCGACATCCGCAACGCACACAAGGCCCGCTTCGAGCAGCAGCATGGCATCAAACTCGGCTTCATGTCGTTCTTCGTCAAGGCTTCGGTGGAAGCGCTGCGCCGATTTCCCATCGTTAATGCTTCCCTTGAAGGCGAGGAAATCGTCTACCATGACTATTACGACATCGGCATCGCCGTTTCCACGGACCGCGGGCTGGTCGTGCCGATCCTGCGCGATGCCGACCAGGCCGGTTTCGCCGGGATCGAGAAAGCGATCGCCGAATTCGGCCAGAAAGCGCGCAGCGGCAAGCTGAGCCTGGACGAACTCAGCGGCGGAACCTTCACCATCACCAACGGCGGCATCTTCGGTTCCATGCTTTCGACGCCGATCCTCAACCCACCGCAGAGCGCTATCCTCGGCATGCACGCCATCAAGGAACGGCCGGTGGTGGAAGACGGCCAGATCGTGATCCGGCCCATGATCTATCTGGCACTGTCCTATGACCACCGTCTCATCGACGGCCGTGATGCGGTCTCCTTCCTTTTTACCGTCAAGGAACTGCTCGAAGATCCCATCCGCCTCTTGCTCGAAGTGTGA
- the ppk1 gene encoding polyphosphate kinase 1, translated as MVISKVKGLSKSTRIMLAEHGIFSVEELADADVGRLTKIPGLSRQKAQRMVRAAKFMVGDMGKGREESAAATGLAGVGELSAEDVGLDDSRGFLNRELSLLEFNRRVLEQAKDGRTPLLERLNFLSIACSNMDEFFEIRVAGLLQKSELGAAHTEPDNMTPQEVLAAISERAHELVAEQYRVLNQELLPALEAEGIRFIRRSDWTDAQHKWLRRYFEEELAPILSPIGLDPTHPFPRPLNKALNFIISLAGKDAFGRNIHLAILQAPRALPRIIQLPKSVTGGRLHDFVFLSSIIHAFVDDLFHGMKVKGCYQFRVTRNSDLFLDEEEIDDLLQAVEGELASRNYGDEVRLEVADNCPDAVVEFLLSQFGLGEDRLYRVDGPVNLSRAREIYDLVDRPDLKYPPFTPGWPAQLTGHQDFFEVLRRQDILLHHPYESFIPVIDLLRQAADDPQVVAIKQTLYRTGPDSPIVDALARAARAGKEVTAVVELLARFDERANISLATRLQEAGVQVVYGIVGYKTHAKILLILRREGRTLRYYTHLGTGNYHPRTARMYTDYGLMTSDKALGEDVQRVFVQLTSLGKMGKLHKLLQSPFTLHKTLIRKIEREIEHAKEGRPARIVIKINSLVEPKLIRALYRASCAGVQVKLIVRGVCCLRPGIPGVSENIEVRSIVGRFLEHSRVYCFENGGEPEIYAASADFMARNMFRRVETCFPIENKKLAERVRNDLELYLKDDCHSWQLCADGSYQRLPDVHHCDAQAELLEALKKAV; from the coding sequence TTGGTCATCAGTAAAGTCAAAGGTCTCAGCAAGTCCACACGGATCATGCTGGCCGAGCACGGGATTTTTTCGGTCGAGGAGCTTGCCGATGCCGACGTCGGCCGGCTCACCAAGATTCCAGGCCTGAGCCGGCAGAAAGCCCAGCGTATGGTCAGGGCCGCCAAATTCATGGTGGGTGACATGGGAAAAGGGCGCGAAGAATCGGCCGCCGCCACGGGTCTGGCCGGGGTGGGGGAGCTTTCCGCGGAGGACGTCGGCCTGGACGATTCACGAGGCTTCCTGAACCGGGAACTCAGCCTGCTGGAGTTCAACCGCCGGGTACTGGAGCAGGCCAAGGATGGACGGACGCCACTGCTGGAACGGCTCAATTTCCTGAGCATCGCCTGTTCCAATATGGATGAGTTCTTCGAAATCAGGGTCGCCGGCCTGCTGCAAAAATCAGAACTCGGGGCGGCGCACACTGAGCCGGACAACATGACGCCGCAGGAAGTTCTTGCCGCTATCAGCGAACGCGCCCACGAACTGGTCGCTGAGCAGTACCGCGTGCTCAATCAGGAGTTACTGCCCGCGCTGGAAGCCGAAGGCATCCGCTTCATCCGCCGTTCCGACTGGACCGATGCCCAGCACAAATGGCTGCGGCGGTACTTCGAGGAGGAGTTGGCGCCGATTCTCAGTCCGATCGGGCTGGATCCGACCCATCCGTTCCCACGTCCCCTCAACAAAGCCCTGAATTTCATCATCTCCCTCGCCGGGAAGGATGCCTTCGGTCGCAACATCCATCTCGCCATCCTGCAGGCGCCGCGGGCGCTACCGCGCATCATCCAATTGCCGAAGAGCGTGACCGGCGGTAGGCTGCACGACTTCGTGTTCCTCTCGTCCATCATTCATGCCTTTGTCGACGACCTTTTTCACGGCATGAAGGTGAAAGGGTGCTATCAGTTCCGGGTGACCCGCAACAGCGATCTGTTTCTGGACGAGGAAGAAATCGATGATCTGCTGCAGGCGGTCGAAGGCGAACTGGCGAGCCGTAACTACGGCGACGAGGTACGGCTGGAGGTGGCCGACAACTGCCCGGACGCAGTTGTCGAGTTCCTGCTGAGCCAGTTCGGCCTCGGCGAGGACCGCCTTTATCGGGTGGACGGGCCGGTCAATCTGAGCCGGGCCCGCGAGATCTATGATCTGGTCGACCGGCCGGACCTCAAATATCCGCCCTTCACGCCGGGGTGGCCAGCGCAGCTCACGGGGCACCAGGATTTCTTCGAGGTCTTGCGCCGGCAGGATATCCTGCTGCACCATCCTTACGAGTCATTCATCCCTGTCATTGATCTGCTGCGTCAGGCCGCCGACGATCCGCAGGTGGTCGCTATCAAGCAGACGCTCTACCGCACCGGACCGGATTCGCCCATCGTCGATGCGCTGGCGCGGGCCGCTCGGGCCGGCAAGGAAGTGACCGCCGTGGTGGAACTCCTGGCACGGTTCGACGAACGCGCCAACATTTCGCTTGCCACCCGCCTGCAGGAGGCCGGCGTACAGGTGGTCTACGGCATCGTCGGCTACAAGACCCATGCCAAGATCCTGCTGATCCTGCGCAGGGAAGGGCGGACGCTGCGGTACTACACCCACCTGGGTACCGGCAATTACCATCCCCGCACCGCCCGGATGTACACCGATTATGGCCTGATGACTTCCGACAAGGCGCTGGGTGAGGACGTGCAGCGGGTATTCGTTCAGCTCACCAGCCTGGGCAAGATGGGCAAGCTGCACAAGCTGTTGCAGTCGCCGTTCACCCTCCACAAGACCCTGATCCGCAAGATCGAGCGGGAAATCGAGCATGCGAAGGAGGGAAGACCGGCGAGGATCGTCATCAAGATCAATTCTCTGGTCGAGCCCAAGCTGATTCGTGCGCTTTACCGCGCCTCGTGCGCGGGGGTGCAGGTCAAACTGATCGTGCGCGGCGTCTGCTGCTTACGGCCTGGCATTCCTGGTGTTTCGGAGAACATCGAGGTGCGCTCCATCGTCGGACGGTTCCTCGAACATAGCCGTGTGTACTGCTTCGAGAACGGCGGGGAGCCCGAGATCTATGCGGCCAGCGCGGATTTCATGGCGCGCAACATGTTCCGCCGGGTGGAAACCTGCTTTCCCATCGAAAACAAGAAGTTGGCCGAGCGGGTACGCAATGATCTGGAGCTTTATTTGAAAGACGATTGCCACTCCTGGCAACTGTGTGCGGACGGAAGCTATCAGCGGCTGCCCGACGTCCACCATTGCGATGCCCAGGCGGAACTGCTGGAGGCGCTCAAGAAAGCCGTGTGA
- the msrB gene encoding peptide-methionine (R)-S-oxide reductase MsrB: MGWDRESFRKPTEEEIKERLSEEQYAICRGNGTERPFANPYWDNHREGIYVDIVSGEPLFSSIDKFDSGTGWPSFTRPLEPDHIVTLSDHSHLMVRTEVRSRYGDSHLGHVFDDGPAPTGKRYCINSGALRFIPKEELAEAGYEEYLKLFD; this comes from the coding sequence ATGGGTTGGGACCGAGAAAGCTTCAGGAAGCCGACGGAGGAAGAGATCAAAGAACGGCTGAGCGAGGAACAGTACGCGATCTGCCGGGGAAACGGCACCGAACGACCATTTGCCAATCCGTACTGGGACAACCATCGGGAAGGCATCTACGTGGACATCGTGTCGGGTGAGCCGTTGTTCAGCTCGATCGATAAATTCGATTCGGGAACGGGCTGGCCGAGTTTCACCCGGCCGCTGGAGCCCGATCACATCGTCACGTTGAGCGACCATTCCCACCTGATGGTCCGGACCGAAGTGCGCAGCAGATATGGAGACTCCCATCTGGGACACGTCTTCGATGATGGGCCGGCGCCGACAGGCAAGCGCTATTGCATCAATTCCGGCGCTTTGCGCTTCATCCCCAAAGAGGAACTGGCGGAGGCCGGATATGAGGAGTATCTGAAACTGTTCGATTGA
- a CDS encoding TonB-dependent receptor plug domain-containing protein, with protein MKFRLFLSALGATLSFDILAIDSDPAELDTVVITATRTETPSRQIGSSVTVLTAEDIKERGIYSVDQILRIVPGLDVAQSGGPGRETSVFLRGANSGQTIVLIDWTEMNDPSSANAGFDFANLTVDNIERIEILRGAASSVYGSEAIGGVINIITKKGTGKPKLKASVDGGTYDTWRVMGDVAGGDPSLNYSLTASHREIRGFSAADQHFGATERDGYRNTTISTRLDGKPADDLELGWSLRYDEGFTKLDNYDFLRRRPVDDPNFTGTTNELYTRGFGTLKLFDNLWEQTAGIAYTRVDRQYDNAANPDDPFPFRAAYLGEKIKGNWLNTLRPHETNTVSFGIDDEEDTMTIVEPSPFVKSYNTLGYFLEDQINPFDGWSTTVNVRHDHNNFVGGKTTWRVSQVWTAPHLETRLKANYGTGFKVPALAQLYDPLYDTGNPNLRPETSTNWDVGIEQPFWGAVRGNAGIVYFNNRFNDLIQFDPVAFRMENINNATAKGVETYVELNPLAGLDIRGTYTYMESRDQDTGTPLYQRARNKGAFDLNYRFGSDANVHANIVMAGPRLSTGNRIAAGYVILNLAASYEVSDRLSLWTRVDNALNKWYEEVYGYGATGAAAYGGLNLTY; from the coding sequence GTGAAATTCCGGCTTTTCCTCTCGGCGCTCGGCGCCACGCTTTCCTTCGACATTCTGGCCATCGACAGCGACCCCGCGGAACTCGACACTGTGGTGATCACGGCCACCCGCACCGAAACGCCGAGCCGGCAAATCGGCAGCTCCGTCACCGTCCTGACCGCCGAGGACATCAAAGAGCGGGGCATCTATTCGGTCGACCAGATCCTGCGCATCGTTCCCGGCCTCGACGTGGCCCAGAGCGGCGGTCCGGGGCGGGAGACCTCCGTGTTCCTGCGCGGCGCCAATTCGGGCCAGACCATCGTCCTGATCGACTGGACCGAGATGAACGACCCGTCCTCCGCCAATGCCGGCTTCGACTTCGCCAATCTGACCGTCGACAACATCGAGCGCATCGAAATCCTGCGGGGGGCTGCCAGTTCGGTTTACGGCTCGGAAGCCATCGGCGGGGTGATTAACATCATCACCAAGAAAGGCACTGGCAAACCGAAGCTGAAAGCCAGCGTGGACGGCGGCACCTACGACACGTGGCGGGTCATGGGCGACGTCGCCGGCGGCGATCCTAGCCTCAACTACAGCCTCACCGCCAGCCATCGCGAGATTCGCGGCTTTTCCGCCGCCGACCAGCACTTTGGCGCCACCGAGCGTGATGGTTACCGCAACACCACCATCAGCACCCGCCTTGACGGCAAACCCGCCGACGACCTGGAACTGGGCTGGAGCCTGCGTTACGACGAAGGCTTCACCAAGCTGGACAACTACGATTTTCTGCGTAGACGCCCGGTCGACGACCCCAACTTCACAGGCACCACGAACGAGCTCTATACCCGCGGTTTCGGCACTCTCAAGCTGTTCGACAATCTGTGGGAACAGACCGCCGGCATAGCCTACACCCGTGTGGACCGCCAGTACGACAACGCCGCCAACCCGGACGACCCTTTCCCATTCCGCGCCGCCTACCTGGGCGAAAAGATCAAAGGCAATTGGCTCAATACGCTGCGTCCGCATGAAACCAACACGGTATCCTTCGGCATCGACGACGAGGAGGACACCATGACGATCGTGGAACCCTCGCCGTTCGTCAAGAGCTACAACACCCTGGGGTATTTTCTCGAAGACCAGATCAACCCCTTCGACGGGTGGTCCACCACGGTCAACGTACGGCATGACCACAACAATTTCGTCGGCGGCAAAACGACCTGGCGGGTCAGCCAGGTCTGGACCGCGCCGCACCTCGAAACGCGGTTGAAGGCCAACTACGGCACCGGCTTCAAGGTGCCCGCGCTCGCCCAGCTCTACGATCCCTTGTACGACACGGGAAACCCGAACCTCCGTCCGGAAACCAGTACGAACTGGGACGTCGGCATCGAACAGCCGTTCTGGGGGGCCGTGAGAGGCAATGCCGGCATCGTGTATTTCAACAACCGTTTCAACGACCTGATCCAGTTCGATCCCGTCGCGTTCCGCATGGAAAACATCAACAATGCTACCGCCAAGGGCGTGGAGACCTACGTCGAACTGAATCCGCTGGCCGGCCTGGATATACGGGGCACCTATACCTACATGGAAAGCCGCGACCAGGATACCGGAACCCCGCTCTATCAAAGAGCCCGTAACAAAGGAGCATTCGATCTCAACTACCGCTTCGGCAGCGATGCCAACGTCCACGCCAACATCGTGATGGCCGGCCCCCGGCTCAGCACGGGAAACCGGATCGCGGCCGGTTATGTCATCCTCAACCTCGCGGCATCCTATGAGGTCAGCGACCGCCTATCGCTGTGGACCCGTGTGGATAATGCGCTCAACAAGTGGTATGAGGAAGTCTATGGCTACGGAGCCACGGGGGCTGCAGCTTACGGCGGTCTGAACCTGACCTATTAG
- a CDS encoding ClpXP protease specificity-enhancing factor: protein MIPLKPYLIRAVYDWLVDNDFTPYLLVDAEVPSVDVPRQYVQEGRIVLNLRPQAVQQLDMNNSEVTFSARFGGTPTRVYIPISAVMALYARENGQGMVFDQEEGPGGEPPTSPEPQEPARKKRPALRVVK, encoded by the coding sequence ATGATTCCGCTCAAGCCTTATCTCATACGGGCGGTGTACGACTGGCTGGTCGATAACGATTTCACTCCCTATCTGCTCGTCGACGCCGAAGTGCCTTCGGTGGACGTGCCGCGGCAGTACGTCCAGGAAGGACGCATCGTGCTCAATCTCCGCCCGCAGGCGGTCCAGCAACTGGACATGAACAACAGCGAAGTGACGTTCAGCGCCCGTTTCGGCGGCACGCCCACCCGCGTGTACATCCCGATATCGGCCGTCATGGCGCTGTATGCGCGGGAAAACGGTCAGGGCATGGTGTTCGACCAGGAAGAGGGGCCCGGCGGCGAACCGCCCACCTCGCCCGAACCGCAGGAGCCGGCGCGGAAAAAGCGGCCGGCGCTGCGGGTGGTGAAATAG
- the sspA gene encoding stringent starvation protein SspA has protein sequence MATAASRKSVMTLFCSPTCVYSHRTRIVLHEKGISADIEYVDMGDPPEDLVELNPYGTMPTLVDRDLVLYDSRIIMEYLDERFPHPPLHPMDPVSRARARLLVHRVEQDWYGLLEDIENTSDAGAQKARKQLRESLLAAAPVFAAKPYFLSDEFCLVDCSLAPLLWRLPMLGIELPRQAEPIKAYAARLFERHSFQASLSDEEREFGAAARLTPENA, from the coding sequence GTGGCAACTGCGGCCAGCCGAAAATCCGTGATGACTCTGTTTTGTTCCCCGACCTGCGTGTACAGTCATCGTACACGGATCGTGCTGCATGAAAAGGGAATTTCCGCGGACATCGAATATGTCGACATGGGCGACCCTCCCGAGGATCTGGTCGAACTGAATCCTTATGGCACCATGCCGACGCTCGTCGACCGGGATCTGGTGCTTTACGACTCCCGCATCATCATGGAGTATCTCGACGAGCGTTTCCCCCACCCTCCGCTGCATCCGATGGATCCGGTGTCGCGGGCCCGGGCGCGTTTGCTGGTCCATCGGGTCGAACAGGACTGGTACGGTCTTCTCGAGGATATCGAAAACACCTCCGATGCCGGTGCCCAGAAAGCCCGGAAGCAATTGCGGGAAAGCCTGCTCGCTGCCGCGCCCGTGTTCGCCGCCAAGCCCTATTTTTTGAGTGACGAATTCTGCCTGGTCGATTGTTCGCTGGCACCCTTGCTATGGCGGTTGCCCATGCTGGGCATCGAGTTGCCGCGCCAGGCCGAGCCGATCAAAGCCTACGCGGCCCGGTTATTCGAACGTCACTCGTTTCAGGCGAGCCTGAGCGACGAGGAGCGGGAGTTCGGCGCGGCGGCCCGCCTTACCCCGGAAAACGCATGA
- a CDS encoding cytochrome c1 codes for MRRIAGLFLTLVAGTALAVESVMPLEDVDIDVFDKESLRRGAVTYVNYCQGCHSLKHLRYSRMAHDLKLEDGVLERDFLRGQAKPQDSMLSAMRAADAERWFGVAPPDLSLIARSRHPDWIYSYLRGFYLDPSRPNGVDNAFFRQVAMPNVFASLQGAQRPVIKKGGGVEAIVGLKHVSQGTLPAEEFDGIVTDLVNFLVYAAEPAQLDRLRIGKYVIAVLIVLAFVLYRLKQEYWKDIA; via the coding sequence ATGAGACGAATCGCCGGACTTTTTCTGACTTTGGTAGCCGGCACTGCACTGGCCGTGGAGAGCGTCATGCCGCTGGAGGATGTCGACATCGACGTCTTCGATAAGGAGTCGCTCAGGCGTGGGGCCGTGACGTATGTAAACTACTGCCAGGGTTGCCATTCCCTCAAGCATCTGCGCTATTCACGCATGGCGCACGATCTGAAGCTGGAGGACGGCGTGCTGGAGCGTGATTTCCTGCGGGGTCAAGCGAAACCGCAGGACAGCATGCTCAGTGCCATGCGCGCCGCCGATGCGGAACGCTGGTTTGGGGTCGCTCCGCCCGATCTTTCGCTGATCGCGCGTTCGCGCCATCCCGACTGGATCTACAGCTATCTCCGTGGCTTTTACCTGGATCCGTCACGGCCGAATGGCGTGGACAATGCTTTCTTCCGGCAGGTAGCCATGCCGAACGTATTCGCCTCGCTCCAGGGTGCCCAGCGTCCGGTGATCAAGAAAGGCGGCGGTGTGGAAGCCATCGTCGGCCTGAAACATGTCAGTCAGGGGACGTTGCCGGCCGAGGAGTTCGACGGGATAGTGACCGATCTGGTCAATTTCCTGGTTTATGCCGCTGAACCCGCCCAATTGGACCGGCTGCGCATCGGCAAATACGTGATCGCAGTGCTGATCGTTCTGGCGTTCGTTCTCTACCGGCTCAAGCAGGAATACTGGAAGGACATCGCCTGA
- a CDS encoding cytochrome b, which translates to MPNERMKAVMDWVDQRLPVSAFVRDHLTQYYAPKNFNLLYFFGSLALFVLVNQIVTGIFLAMHYKPDAGLAFDSIEYIMRDVKWGWLLRYMHSTGASAFFIVIYLHMFRALFYGSFKKPRELLWLFGMVIFLLLMAEAFMGYLLPWGQMSYWGAQVIISLFGAIPVIGEDLATWVRGDYVVADATLTRFFALHVVAIPLAIVLLVVLHLAALHTSGSGNPDGIEIKEKKDAYGVPLDGIPLHPYYTVKDLYAIAVFVILFALVVFYAPEMGGYFLEHPNFEPADPMKTPEHIAPVWYFTPFYSILRSVPDKLGGVIAMGASILLLFGLPWLDRCQVRSIRYRGAYYKTALTLFVLSFIGLGILGTKPVTPATTFLARFFALNYFAFFLLMPWYSRKDKTSPLPERLTEAVIPLAKREGIVWEWVRRGIAAAENSEWYRRADAGFAACLDKAREFCGIKK; encoded by the coding sequence ATGCCCAACGAGAGAATGAAAGCCGTCATGGACTGGGTGGACCAGCGTCTTCCGGTGAGCGCCTTCGTCCGTGATCACCTGACCCAGTACTACGCGCCGAAGAATTTCAACCTGCTTTATTTCTTCGGCTCGCTCGCACTGTTCGTGCTGGTCAACCAGATCGTCACCGGCATCTTTCTGGCGATGCACTATAAGCCCGATGCCGGTCTCGCTTTCGATTCGATCGAATACATTATGCGCGACGTCAAATGGGGCTGGCTGCTGCGCTACATGCATTCGACGGGTGCGTCGGCGTTTTTCATCGTGATCTATCTGCACATGTTCCGGGCGCTCTTCTACGGTTCGTTCAAGAAGCCCCGGGAACTGCTCTGGCTGTTCGGTATGGTGATCTTTTTGCTCCTGATGGCCGAGGCCTTCATGGGTTACCTGCTTCCGTGGGGACAGATGTCCTACTGGGGGGCGCAGGTGATCATTTCGCTGTTCGGCGCCATACCGGTGATCGGCGAGGATCTCGCCACCTGGGTGCGGGGGGATTACGTGGTGGCCGATGCCACGCTCACCCGCTTTTTTGCCTTGCACGTGGTGGCGATTCCGCTGGCCATCGTGCTGCTGGTGGTGCTGCATCTGGCTGCGCTGCACACTTCCGGCTCGGGTAACCCGGACGGGATCGAGATCAAGGAGAAAAAAGATGCTTATGGTGTTCCGCTGGACGGTATTCCTCTCCATCCGTACTACACGGTGAAAGATCTGTACGCCATCGCGGTGTTCGTGATTCTGTTCGCCCTGGTCGTGTTCTACGCACCGGAGATGGGGGGCTATTTCCTGGAGCACCCCAACTTTGAGCCGGCCGATCCCATGAAGACCCCGGAACACATCGCGCCGGTTTGGTACTTCACGCCGTTCTATTCGATCCTTAGGTCGGTACCGGACAAGCTCGGCGGCGTCATCGCCATGGGGGCGTCGATCCTGTTGCTGTTCGGACTGCCATGGCTGGACCGCTGCCAGGTACGCTCGATACGGTACCGGGGCGCCTATTACAAGACTGCCCTGACCCTTTTCGTCCTGAGCTTCATCGGGCTCGGCATCCTGGGCACCAAGCCGGTGACGCCCGCCACCACGTTCCTTGCCCGGTTTTTTGCGCTCAATTACTTCGCCTTTTTCCTGCTGATGCCCTGGTACAGCCGGAAGGACAAAACCAGTCCTCTGCCGGAGCGTCTGACCGAAGCCGTGATTCCGCTGGCAAAGCGAGAAGGCATTGTCTGGGAATGGGTGCGGCGGGGCATCGCCGCGGCGGAGAATTCCGAATGGTACAGAAGGGCTGACGCAGGGTTCGCCGCTTGTTTGGACAAAGCCCGGGAATTTTGCGGAATAAAAAAATGA
- the petA gene encoding ubiquinol-cytochrome c reductase iron-sulfur subunit, which produces MTEGVDSEKRRFLTQAATMIGAVSAGMVAVPFVGSMQPSAKAQAAGAPVDVDISKLEPGQLIRVLWRGKPVWILRRTQQELDRLATLGEDVLRDPLSKESDQPRAATNIVRAVKPEVFVAIGVCTHLGCAPTFRPEVAPADLGPDWPGGFFCPCHGSRFDLAGRVFKGVPAPKNLDIPPYKYLSDSRILIGVAGEEED; this is translated from the coding sequence ATGACAGAAGGCGTCGATTCGGAGAAGCGCCGGTTCCTGACTCAAGCCGCAACCATGATCGGTGCCGTCAGCGCCGGCATGGTCGCCGTCCCGTTCGTCGGCTCCATGCAGCCCAGTGCCAAGGCTCAGGCCGCCGGCGCCCCGGTCGATGTCGATATCAGCAAACTCGAACCGGGCCAGCTCATCCGTGTGCTCTGGCGCGGCAAACCCGTATGGATTCTGCGCCGGACCCAGCAGGAGCTCGATCGTCTGGCCACGCTCGGCGAAGACGTGCTGCGCGATCCCCTGTCGAAGGAATCCGATCAGCCCAGAGCGGCGACCAATATCGTTCGCGCGGTGAAACCCGAAGTTTTCGTGGCGATCGGCGTTTGTACCCATTTGGGCTGTGCCCCGACCTTCCGTCCGGAAGTGGCGCCGGCCGATCTCGGCCCCGACTGGCCCGGCGGCTTTTTTTGCCCTTGCCACGGCTCCCGCTTCGATCTGGCCGGCCGCGTGTTCAAGGGGGTGCCGGCGCCAAAGAATCTGGACATCCCACCCTACAAATACCTCAGCGACTCCCGGATCCTGATCGGGGTTGCCGGCGAGGAGGAGGACTGA